In the Streptomyces cinnamoneus genome, AGACCCGCTCCCTCCACGCGGCCTCGGGAGCCAGTCGGCCAGTGATGACAGCACCACCGACCACCACGGTCAGCGACATCTGATTGCTCTGCCCGGACTCCACCATGGTGGAGATGCCGACGAGCAGGTCGTCAGGGTTCGACATGGGAGCCGATTCTATCCAGCGGCCGCTCCCGCCATCCACCGGCAGGAGTGACGTGAGGTTACCTGTGATGCGACTCGATCAAAATCTGTGTTTGCCGGAGTAGACATTGGCCCGGTGAGTGGTTAGATTTTCTCTCGTAGACATGGTCCGAGAGGCCCGGCAGACATGAACTGCCGGGATGGCACAGGTCGTACACAGTGCCGGTTCTTACACACGGATTCACCAGAGGAAGGACGGAGGGAGCAGACGCCATCAGGATCGCCCGGTCCGAGAGTGTTCGGGTCGGGTACCGCAAGGCCCCGGAACGGAAGGTGGTCCCCGGTCACGCAACCGCGATCCCCGTACGCCCCGCCCTCTCCCGGGCCGGGCGACGGAAGCAGAAGGCCGGCGAGGCAGTAACGCCGGCAGATGGTGTTCAATTTCCTTCGGGGCCCTGGTGCCGTACGGCACCAGGGCCCCTCAACGCGTTGCAGAACGAGGTGACATGCCAGCAGACAGTCCACTGAGCGATCGTCTGGACGACGACGACTACCCCGCCTACACGATGGGCCGGGCCGCCGAGATGCTCGGCACCACCCCGGGTTTCCTCCGGGCCATCGGCGAGGCCAGGCTCATCACGCCACTCCGCTCCGAGGGCGGACACCGGCGCTACTCCCGCTACCAGCTCCGGATCGCCGCTCGCGCCCGCGAGCTGGTCGACAGGGGGACACCGGTCGAGGCCGCCTGCCGCATCGTCATTCTCGAGGACCAGCTCGAGGAAGCACAGCGCATCAACGCCGAGTACCGCCGCACGGCGAAGCAGGCGTCAGACAGTTCCGGTTCCGGTTCCGCCTGAGGACGTCGGCCGGACCGGCCGGTGCGCACGAGGGATCATCGGGCCCCCGGCCGGGCCCGGTCCCGCCGGATCCGCCCCAAGCGCCATCTCGCCCGCGCTGTCTGCGCCCTGGTCGGACCGGTGCGCGCCCGACCCCCGTCACAGGGGCATCTGTGAGATGTGGGAGCGTGAGCGGGTGAGTGAGAGTACGCCGAACACCCTCCAATACCGCTCTGACGGGCCGGAAGACGCCCCGGTCCTGGTCGTGGGCCCGGCCCTCGGTACCACATGGCACAGGTAGGCGGAAGCGTCTTCTGGCGTCCACGTGGTCTATGTCGCTGCTGTTTGTGCAAGTGGGGGCGCTGTGGTCCAGGTGCGTCGATGGTGTTGGTGACAGCGACGTGACTCGTGATGGTCACTGGGCCCCCACCGGATAGGTGCTGGCAGGGGGCCTCGGCGTTCCTCAGTAGAGAGGTCCGCTCCTCGGTCCTGCTTGCGGCATCTGCGAACGCCTCGAGTGCCCACAGTGGGCGCCGCCAGAGCCACCCGTTGCGGGTCGGCCCGAACGGGCGGCGCGTTGGTGCCTTGCTCGGCAAGCCGAGCTGATGGCGGACACCGAGCATCTGCCCGCCGGCGGACAGGCCGGATTCCGGATCACCGTCCCCGTAACGAACGGTCGGCCCATGGCGTCATGGCCCGGCCCGTCCTCGTACGGGAGGTGATCTTGCGCCGCGGGGTGGACGGCCCTGATTCCCACGGAGGCGAAGGGCGAGTTCCCTATGCGGGCGGGGGACGACGAATGCCCCATGGGAGCGAGGC is a window encoding:
- a CDS encoding MerR family transcriptional regulator; this translates as MPADSPLSDRLDDDDYPAYTMGRAAEMLGTTPGFLRAIGEARLITPLRSEGGHRRYSRYQLRIAARARELVDRGTPVEAACRIVILEDQLEEAQRINAEYRRTAKQASDSSGSGSA